In Anopheles gambiae chromosome 2, idAnoGambNW_F1_1, whole genome shotgun sequence, a single window of DNA contains:
- the LOC1274064 gene encoding 5-hydroxytryptamine receptor 1 isoform X2, translating into MDSDTVASASKHRTDVDGAGRTDGVPVALTVATTIANLLLASPSPGLAATSTATAWAVTTETAAQQPYLVYGTNLSSLAYLDANTTASLYSPFPVGPSASTPAPTGPPDVTVSTIVISIILLAVIVGTVIGNVLVCVAVCLVRKLRRPCNYLLVSLAISDLCVALLVMPMALLYEVLEEWRFGEVFCDIWVAFDVLSCTASILNLCAISVDRYWAITKPLEYGVKRTPRRMIACIVLVWLAAACISLPPLLILGNEHEINGQPACSVCQNFFYQIYATLGSFYIPLAVMLFVYFQIFRAARRIVMEEKRAQKRLESAINGATQAVALEKKPPGMVGEKVGPPGKVTTSSPQNKRLRFQLAKERKASTTLGIIMSAFTICWLPFFILALVRPFMKDDHRTLSSFFLWLGYANSLLNPIIYATLNRDFRKPFQEILYFRCSSLNNMMREDFYHSQYGDPGSQRLVITNDGGARESFL; encoded by the coding sequence ATGGATTCGGACACCGTCGCATCCGCCAGCAAGCATCGCACCGACGTTGACGGGGCCGGCCGGACGGACGGCGTGCCGGTCGCCCTAACCGTGGCCACGACCATCGCCAACCTGCTGCTAGCCAGCCCGAGTCCCGGCCTAGCCGCCACCTCCACGGCCACCGCCTGGGCCGTCACGACTGAAACTGCCGCCCAGCAGCCGTACCTCGTCTATGGCACGAACCTGAGCTCTCTAGCGTACCTGGATGCGAATACCACCGCGTCGCTCTACTCCCCGTTCCCGGTGGGCCCGTCCGCGTCGACGCCGGCCCCCACCGGTCCGCCGGACGTGACCGTCTCCACGATCGTGATCAGCATCATCCTGCTGGCCGTGATCGTCGGAACCGTGATCGGCAATGTGCTCGTGTGCGTGGCCGTCTGTCTGGTGCGGAAGCTGCGCCGGCCGTGCAACTATCTGCTCGTGTCGCTGGCCATCTCCGACCTGTGCGTGGCCCTGCTCGTCATGCCGATGGCGCTGCTGTACGAGGTGCTCGAGGAGTGGCGCTTCGGCGAGGTGTTCTGCGACATCTGGGTCGCGTTCGATGTGCTGTCCTGCACGGCCTCCATCCTGAACCTGTGTGCCATCTCGGTGGACCGATACTGGGCCATCACGAAACCGCTCGAGTACGGCGTGAAGCGTACGCCCCGGCGCATGATCGCCTGCATCGTGCTGGTGTGGCTGGCGGCGGCATGCATCTCGCTACCGCCGCTGCTCATCCTCGGGAACGAGCACGAGATCAACGGGCAGCCCGCCTGCTCGGTGTGCCAGAACTTCTTCTACCAGATCTACGCCACGCTCGGTTCGTTCTACATCCCGCTCGCCGTCATGCTGTTCGTGTACTTTCAAATCTTCCGAGCCGCCCGGCGAATCGTGATGGAAGAGAAGCGTGCGCAGAAGCGACTCGAAAGTGCGATCAACGGTGCAACGCAGGCCGTGGCGCTGGAAAAGAAGCCACCCGGCATGGTCGGCGAAAAGGTCGGACCGCCGGGAAAGGTGACCACCAGCTCGCCCCAGAACAAGCGGCTCCGGTTTCAGCTGGCCAAGGAGCGGAAGGCATCGACCACGCTCGGGATCATCATGTCCGCGTTCACGATCTGCTGGCTGCCGTTCTTCATACTGGCGCTGGTGCGCCCGTTCATGAAGGACGACCATCGGACGCTGTCGTCATTCTTTCTGTGGCTCGGGTATGCCAACTCGCTGCTCAATCCCATCATCTACGCCACGCTGAATCGCGACTTCCGGAAGCCGTTCCAGGAGATCCTGTACTTCCGCTGCTCGAGCCTGAACAACATGATGCGGGAGGACTTCTACCACAGCCAGTACGGTGATCCGGGCTCACAGCGACTAGTAATCACGAACGATGGCGGTGCACGCGAGAGCTTTCTGTGA